One window of the Cryptomeria japonica chromosome 7, Sugi_1.0, whole genome shotgun sequence genome contains the following:
- the LOC131057243 gene encoding RING-H2 finger protein ATL3-like encodes MGSSTGWILSGLDRASGGLAIFFLVVFLILLQRCICRMRSMAYTENNESDSEENPEVVLTMGLHKESLDALPIFEYKSESCKQGLECAVCLSEFQENEKCRILSNCNHSFHTECIDMWFHSHSTCPLCRTPVQAYSSSKVNKEEEASISPNNIGGTNGSVYAHLMRSQTSSSAVHYQNPPDIVLLVREDEMDQGLPTGRP; translated from the coding sequence ATGGGGAGTTCAACTGGCTGGATCTTATCTGGACTAGATCGTGCCTCAGGAGGACTAGCTATATTTTTTCTGGTGGTTTTTCTAATTCTTCTGCAACGTTGTATTTGCAGAATGAGAAGTATGGCCTACACGGAAAATAATGAATCTGATTCTGAAGAAAATCCTGAAGTTGTTCTCACAATGGGCTTGCATAAAGAAAGTCTAGATGCTCTGCCTATATTTGAATACAAATCAGAGAGTTGCAAACAAGGACTAGAATGTGCAGTCTGTCTGTCTGAATTTCAAGAGAATGAGAAATGCAGAATCTTGTCAAACTGTAATCACAGCTTCCATACAGAATGTATTGATATGTGGTTTCATTCTCACTCTACTTGTCCTCTTTGTAGAACTCCAGTGCAAGCTTATTCATCTTCGAAGGTTAATAAAGAGGAGGAAGCATCCATTTCCCCAAATAATATTGGAGGAACGAATGGCAGTGTTTATGCCCATTTGATGAGAAGTCAAACAAGCTCTAGTGCGGTGCACTACCAGAACCCACCAGATATTGTTTTGTTGGTAAGAGAGGATGAGATGGATCAAGGACTGCCCACTGGAAGACCATGA